The following proteins come from a genomic window of Castor canadensis chromosome 17, mCasCan1.hap1v2, whole genome shotgun sequence:
- the Prr14 gene encoding proline-rich protein 14 isoform X1, translating to MMAAWRLHLVSHHPGRREPAIGRYRNTLRRTLLTVGQCWVRQVLKEPEVRAVEDPGSAGGGGRSLGSPRDPPGAAASPMDLPGDSSRPCQPSLCRQPLARALWGARSPKRPRLQPLGAPSPLEKASRRVLAVVLEDVMAARMDPLVPQEETSISQHHNNHQESVCSQSRALPPQQVKWSSQARPPDPLHLCREPLSRIHRSSSTLRLRSRTTPGPEERPSQKVDRGPQPTLVVLLEDIAGPRPPAEISETERVRTWRAKEAKEDFPASPQTSPVYIQGFANDSPNFIVPTQSTSRSPKGQGRCWPRWNPNLEAPPALMLPLHPRAEPMGMVYQPMPVPGDLQPPFQPSTLPADPPESPLPAPDPALEAPSTPPPSSLLRPRLSPWGLAPLFRSVRSKLESFADIFLTPNKAPQPPPPSPPMKLELKIAISEAEQSRAAEGTASVSPRPPIHQWRAQDHSTPALLPRLSLGRSHSCPDLGLPGPAGCTWPPASPQPSRPRPRRHTVGGGEMPQAPPPPRPCLRKEVFPLGGVGASPSLTTSCSSTASTSSFSEPAVPRLGPTKGKQPRTSKDQVLSEPETKTMGKVSRFRIRRTPARSQLKLTPMGLPRPIRLNKKEFSLEEIYTNKNYQSPTTRRTFETIFEEPQERNGTLILTSSRKLRRAVEFRDSSLPRPRRPSRGIRAAAGRTLTSNLAPSQDVGPLLQQRLEELDASLLEEEMDGERPHQS from the exons ATGATGGCCGCCTGGCGGCTTCACTTGGTTTCTCACCACCCCGGAAGACGGGAACCGGCGATTGGGCGGTACCGAAACACTCTGAGAAGAACGCTCCTGACGGTTGGGCAGTGTTGGGTTAGGCAGGTTTTAAAGGAGCCTGAGGTAAGAGCTGTCGAAGACCCGGGATCCGCGGGAGGCGGCG GCCGCAGCCTGGGATCCCCCAGGGACCCCCCCGGAGCCGCCGCTTCCCCCATGGACTTGCCTGGGGACTCCAG CCGGCCTTGTCAGCCGAGTCTGTGCCGTCAGCCCCTGGCTCGAGCATTATGGGGAGCCAGGAGCCCGAAAAGGCCGAGATTGCAGCCCTTGGGGGCCCCTTCGCCTCTGGAAAAGGCATCTCGACGGGTCCTGGCCGTGGTGCTGGAAGATGTCATGGCTGCCCGCATG GATCCTCTGGTCCCCCAAGAGGAGACCTCCATCTCACAGCACCACAACAACCATCAGGAGTCTGTCTGCAGCCAGTCACGTGCTTTACCACCCCAGCAAGTCAAGTGGTCCTCACAGGCCAG GCCTCCCGACCCACTACATTTGTGCCGAGAGCCCTTGAGCCGAATCCACAGGTCCTCTTCCACCCTGAGGCTGCGATCAAGAACAACGCCTGGCCCAGAGGAGAGACCTTCACAAAAGGTGGACCGGGGCCCCCAACCTACCCTGGTGGTGCTGCTGGAAGATATTGCCGGTCCCAGACCCCCAGCTGAG ATATCTGAGACTGAAAGAGTCAGGACATGGAGGGCTAAGGAGGCCAAAGAGGACTTCCCTGCCTCCCCACAAACATCCCCTGTTTATATTCAGGGCTTCGCCAATGACAGCCCCAACTTCATCGTCCCCACACAAAG CACCTCCAGAAGCCCTAAGGGACAGGGGAGGTGCTGGCCTAGGTGGAATCCAAACTTGGAAGCTCCTCCAGCCCTTATGTTGCCCCTTCACCCCAGAGCTGAGCCCATGGGGATGGTTTACCAGCCAATGCCCGTACCTGGGGACCTACAACCTCCATTCCAGCCATCCACCCTCCCTGCAGACCCTCCAGAGAGTCCACTACCAG CCCCAGATCCTGCTCTGGAGGCCCCATCGACCCCACCACCGTCCAGCCTTTTACGCCCCCGCCTCAGTCCCTGGGGCTTGGCTCCCCTCTTCCGTTCCGTCCGCTCCAAGCTGGAGAGCTTCGCTGACATCTTCCTTACACCAAACAAAGCCCcacagcccccacccccttcacCTCCCATGAAGCTGGAGTTGAAGATTGCCATCTCTGAGGCTGAACAGTCCAGGGCTGCTGAGGGAACTGCATCTGTCAGTCCCCGGCCCCCTATCCACCAGTGGCGAGCTCAGGACCACAGTACCCCAGCACTTCTTCCTAGACTCTCTCTGGGTCGAAGCCACTCCTGCCCTGATCTGGGGCTCCCTGGCCCAGCTGGCTGCACCTGGCCCCCTGCTTCACCCCAACCAAGCCGGCCCCGGCCCCGACGGCACACTGTGGGTGGTGGGGAGATGCCCCAAGCACCGCCACCCCCTCGGCCCTGTCTCCGGAAAGAGGTCTTCCCTCTCGGAGGAGTGGGAGCCTCCCCTTCTCTCACCACATCATGCTCGTCCACTGCATCCACTTCTTCCTTCTCCGAACCAGCAGTACCCAG GCTGGGCCCAACCAAGGGAAAACAGCCAAGAACCTCAAAAGACCAGGTGCTTTCAGAACCAGAGACCAAG ACCATGGGAAAGGTTTCTCGGTTCAGAATACGCAGGACACCAGCCCGTTCTCAACTAAAGCTTACACCAATGGGGCTCCCTCGACCAATCAG GTTGAACAAGAAGGAGTTTAGCTTGGAAGAAATTTATACCAACAAGAATTATCAGTCTCCCACAACCAGGAG GACTTTTGAGACCATCTTTGAGGAGCCCCAGGAGCGCAATGGGACTCTGATTCTCACCAGTTCAAGGAAGCTCCGGCGGGCTGTAGAATTTCGGGATAGCAGCCTTCCTCGACCCAGGCGGCCATCACGTGGCATCCGGGCTGCAGCTGGCAGGACCCTTACTTCCAACCTGGCACCCAGCCAAGATGTGGGACCCCTGCTGCAGCAGCGACTGGAGGAGCTAGATGCCTCGCTCCTGGAGGAGGAAATGGATGGGGAGAGACCCCATCAGTCCTAG
- the Prr14 gene encoding proline-rich protein 14 isoform X3 produces the protein MMAAWRLHLVSHHPGRREPAIGRYRNTLRRTLLTVGQCWVRQVLKEPEVRAVEDPGSAGGGGRSLGSPRDPPGAAASPMDLPGDSSRPCQPSLCRQPLARALWGARSPKRPRLQPLGAPSPLEKASRRVLAVVLEDVMAARMDPLVPQEETSISQHHNNHQESVCSQSRALPPQQVKWSSQARPPDPLHLCREPLSRIHRSSSTLRLRSRTTPGPEERPSQKVDRGPQPTLVVLLEDIAGPRPPAEISETERVRTWRAKEAKEDFPASPQTSPVYIQGFANDSPNFIVPTQRAEPMGMVYQPMPVPGDLQPPFQPSTLPADPPESPLPAPDPALEAPSTPPPSSLLRPRLSPWGLAPLFRSVRSKLESFADIFLTPNKAPQPPPPSPPMKLELKIAISEAEQSRAAEGTASVSPRPPIHQWRAQDHSTPALLPRLSLGRSHSCPDLGLPGPAGCTWPPASPQPSRPRPRRHTVGGGEMPQAPPPPRPCLRKEVFPLGGVGASPSLTTSCSSTASTSSFSEPAVPRLGPTKGKQPRTSKDQVLSEPETKTMGKVSRFRIRRTPARSQLKLTPMGLPRPIRLNKKEFSLEEIYTNKNYQSPTTRRTFETIFEEPQERNGTLILTSSRKLRRAVEFRDSSLPRPRRPSRGIRAAAGRTLTSNLAPSQDVGPLLQQRLEELDASLLEEEMDGERPHQS, from the exons ATGATGGCCGCCTGGCGGCTTCACTTGGTTTCTCACCACCCCGGAAGACGGGAACCGGCGATTGGGCGGTACCGAAACACTCTGAGAAGAACGCTCCTGACGGTTGGGCAGTGTTGGGTTAGGCAGGTTTTAAAGGAGCCTGAGGTAAGAGCTGTCGAAGACCCGGGATCCGCGGGAGGCGGCG GCCGCAGCCTGGGATCCCCCAGGGACCCCCCCGGAGCCGCCGCTTCCCCCATGGACTTGCCTGGGGACTCCAG CCGGCCTTGTCAGCCGAGTCTGTGCCGTCAGCCCCTGGCTCGAGCATTATGGGGAGCCAGGAGCCCGAAAAGGCCGAGATTGCAGCCCTTGGGGGCCCCTTCGCCTCTGGAAAAGGCATCTCGACGGGTCCTGGCCGTGGTGCTGGAAGATGTCATGGCTGCCCGCATG GATCCTCTGGTCCCCCAAGAGGAGACCTCCATCTCACAGCACCACAACAACCATCAGGAGTCTGTCTGCAGCCAGTCACGTGCTTTACCACCCCAGCAAGTCAAGTGGTCCTCACAGGCCAG GCCTCCCGACCCACTACATTTGTGCCGAGAGCCCTTGAGCCGAATCCACAGGTCCTCTTCCACCCTGAGGCTGCGATCAAGAACAACGCCTGGCCCAGAGGAGAGACCTTCACAAAAGGTGGACCGGGGCCCCCAACCTACCCTGGTGGTGCTGCTGGAAGATATTGCCGGTCCCAGACCCCCAGCTGAG ATATCTGAGACTGAAAGAGTCAGGACATGGAGGGCTAAGGAGGCCAAAGAGGACTTCCCTGCCTCCCCACAAACATCCCCTGTTTATATTCAGGGCTTCGCCAATGACAGCCCCAACTTCATCGTCCCCACACAAAG AGCTGAGCCCATGGGGATGGTTTACCAGCCAATGCCCGTACCTGGGGACCTACAACCTCCATTCCAGCCATCCACCCTCCCTGCAGACCCTCCAGAGAGTCCACTACCAG CCCCAGATCCTGCTCTGGAGGCCCCATCGACCCCACCACCGTCCAGCCTTTTACGCCCCCGCCTCAGTCCCTGGGGCTTGGCTCCCCTCTTCCGTTCCGTCCGCTCCAAGCTGGAGAGCTTCGCTGACATCTTCCTTACACCAAACAAAGCCCcacagcccccacccccttcacCTCCCATGAAGCTGGAGTTGAAGATTGCCATCTCTGAGGCTGAACAGTCCAGGGCTGCTGAGGGAACTGCATCTGTCAGTCCCCGGCCCCCTATCCACCAGTGGCGAGCTCAGGACCACAGTACCCCAGCACTTCTTCCTAGACTCTCTCTGGGTCGAAGCCACTCCTGCCCTGATCTGGGGCTCCCTGGCCCAGCTGGCTGCACCTGGCCCCCTGCTTCACCCCAACCAAGCCGGCCCCGGCCCCGACGGCACACTGTGGGTGGTGGGGAGATGCCCCAAGCACCGCCACCCCCTCGGCCCTGTCTCCGGAAAGAGGTCTTCCCTCTCGGAGGAGTGGGAGCCTCCCCTTCTCTCACCACATCATGCTCGTCCACTGCATCCACTTCTTCCTTCTCCGAACCAGCAGTACCCAG GCTGGGCCCAACCAAGGGAAAACAGCCAAGAACCTCAAAAGACCAGGTGCTTTCAGAACCAGAGACCAAG ACCATGGGAAAGGTTTCTCGGTTCAGAATACGCAGGACACCAGCCCGTTCTCAACTAAAGCTTACACCAATGGGGCTCCCTCGACCAATCAG GTTGAACAAGAAGGAGTTTAGCTTGGAAGAAATTTATACCAACAAGAATTATCAGTCTCCCACAACCAGGAG GACTTTTGAGACCATCTTTGAGGAGCCCCAGGAGCGCAATGGGACTCTGATTCTCACCAGTTCAAGGAAGCTCCGGCGGGCTGTAGAATTTCGGGATAGCAGCCTTCCTCGACCCAGGCGGCCATCACGTGGCATCCGGGCTGCAGCTGGCAGGACCCTTACTTCCAACCTGGCACCCAGCCAAGATGTGGGACCCCTGCTGCAGCAGCGACTGGAGGAGCTAGATGCCTCGCTCCTGGAGGAGGAAATGGATGGGGAGAGACCCCATCAGTCCTAG
- the Prr14 gene encoding proline-rich protein 14 isoform X6 — MAARMDPLVPQEETSISQHHNNHQESVCSQSRALPPQQVKWSSQARPPDPLHLCREPLSRIHRSSSTLRLRSRTTPGPEERPSQKVDRGPQPTLVVLLEDIAGPRPPAEISETERVRTWRAKEAKEDFPASPQTSPVYIQGFANDSPNFIVPTQSTSRSPKGQGRCWPRWNPNLEAPPALMLPLHPRAEPMGMVYQPMPVPGDLQPPFQPSTLPADPPESPLPAPDPALEAPSTPPPSSLLRPRLSPWGLAPLFRSVRSKLESFADIFLTPNKAPQPPPPSPPMKLELKIAISEAEQSRAAEGTASVSPRPPIHQWRAQDHSTPALLPRLSLGRSHSCPDLGLPGPAGCTWPPASPQPSRPRPRRHTVGGGEMPQAPPPPRPCLRKEVFPLGGVGASPSLTTSCSSTASTSSFSEPAVPRLGPTKGKQPRTSKDQVLSEPETKTMGKVSRFRIRRTPARSQLKLTPMGLPRPIRLNKKEFSLEEIYTNKNYQSPTTRRTFETIFEEPQERNGTLILTSSRKLRRAVEFRDSSLPRPRRPSRGIRAAAGRTLTSNLAPSQDVGPLLQQRLEELDASLLEEEMDGERPHQS, encoded by the exons ATGGCTGCCCGCATG GATCCTCTGGTCCCCCAAGAGGAGACCTCCATCTCACAGCACCACAACAACCATCAGGAGTCTGTCTGCAGCCAGTCACGTGCTTTACCACCCCAGCAAGTCAAGTGGTCCTCACAGGCCAG GCCTCCCGACCCACTACATTTGTGCCGAGAGCCCTTGAGCCGAATCCACAGGTCCTCTTCCACCCTGAGGCTGCGATCAAGAACAACGCCTGGCCCAGAGGAGAGACCTTCACAAAAGGTGGACCGGGGCCCCCAACCTACCCTGGTGGTGCTGCTGGAAGATATTGCCGGTCCCAGACCCCCAGCTGAG ATATCTGAGACTGAAAGAGTCAGGACATGGAGGGCTAAGGAGGCCAAAGAGGACTTCCCTGCCTCCCCACAAACATCCCCTGTTTATATTCAGGGCTTCGCCAATGACAGCCCCAACTTCATCGTCCCCACACAAAG CACCTCCAGAAGCCCTAAGGGACAGGGGAGGTGCTGGCCTAGGTGGAATCCAAACTTGGAAGCTCCTCCAGCCCTTATGTTGCCCCTTCACCCCAGAGCTGAGCCCATGGGGATGGTTTACCAGCCAATGCCCGTACCTGGGGACCTACAACCTCCATTCCAGCCATCCACCCTCCCTGCAGACCCTCCAGAGAGTCCACTACCAG CCCCAGATCCTGCTCTGGAGGCCCCATCGACCCCACCACCGTCCAGCCTTTTACGCCCCCGCCTCAGTCCCTGGGGCTTGGCTCCCCTCTTCCGTTCCGTCCGCTCCAAGCTGGAGAGCTTCGCTGACATCTTCCTTACACCAAACAAAGCCCcacagcccccacccccttcacCTCCCATGAAGCTGGAGTTGAAGATTGCCATCTCTGAGGCTGAACAGTCCAGGGCTGCTGAGGGAACTGCATCTGTCAGTCCCCGGCCCCCTATCCACCAGTGGCGAGCTCAGGACCACAGTACCCCAGCACTTCTTCCTAGACTCTCTCTGGGTCGAAGCCACTCCTGCCCTGATCTGGGGCTCCCTGGCCCAGCTGGCTGCACCTGGCCCCCTGCTTCACCCCAACCAAGCCGGCCCCGGCCCCGACGGCACACTGTGGGTGGTGGGGAGATGCCCCAAGCACCGCCACCCCCTCGGCCCTGTCTCCGGAAAGAGGTCTTCCCTCTCGGAGGAGTGGGAGCCTCCCCTTCTCTCACCACATCATGCTCGTCCACTGCATCCACTTCTTCCTTCTCCGAACCAGCAGTACCCAG GCTGGGCCCAACCAAGGGAAAACAGCCAAGAACCTCAAAAGACCAGGTGCTTTCAGAACCAGAGACCAAG ACCATGGGAAAGGTTTCTCGGTTCAGAATACGCAGGACACCAGCCCGTTCTCAACTAAAGCTTACACCAATGGGGCTCCCTCGACCAATCAG GTTGAACAAGAAGGAGTTTAGCTTGGAAGAAATTTATACCAACAAGAATTATCAGTCTCCCACAACCAGGAG GACTTTTGAGACCATCTTTGAGGAGCCCCAGGAGCGCAATGGGACTCTGATTCTCACCAGTTCAAGGAAGCTCCGGCGGGCTGTAGAATTTCGGGATAGCAGCCTTCCTCGACCCAGGCGGCCATCACGTGGCATCCGGGCTGCAGCTGGCAGGACCCTTACTTCCAACCTGGCACCCAGCCAAGATGTGGGACCCCTGCTGCAGCAGCGACTGGAGGAGCTAGATGCCTCGCTCCTGGAGGAGGAAATGGATGGGGAGAGACCCCATCAGTCCTAG
- the Prr14 gene encoding proline-rich protein 14 isoform X5, whose translation MDLPGDSSRPCQPSLCRQPLARALWGARSPKRPRLQPLGAPSPLEKASRRVLAVVLEDVMAARMDPLVPQEETSISQHHNNHQESVCSQSRALPPQQVKWSSQARPPDPLHLCREPLSRIHRSSSTLRLRSRTTPGPEERPSQKVDRGPQPTLVVLLEDIAGPRPPAEISETERVRTWRAKEAKEDFPASPQTSPVYIQGFANDSPNFIVPTQSTSRSPKGQGRCWPRWNPNLEAPPALMLPLHPRAEPMGMVYQPMPVPGDLQPPFQPSTLPADPPESPLPAPDPALEAPSTPPPSSLLRPRLSPWGLAPLFRSVRSKLESFADIFLTPNKAPQPPPPSPPMKLELKIAISEAEQSRAAEGTASVSPRPPIHQWRAQDHSTPALLPRLSLGRSHSCPDLGLPGPAGCTWPPASPQPSRPRPRRHTVGGGEMPQAPPPPRPCLRKEVFPLGGVGASPSLTTSCSSTASTSSFSEPAVPRLGPTKGKQPRTSKDQVLSEPETKTMGKVSRFRIRRTPARSQLKLTPMGLPRPIRLNKKEFSLEEIYTNKNYQSPTTRRTFETIFEEPQERNGTLILTSSRKLRRAVEFRDSSLPRPRRPSRGIRAAAGRTLTSNLAPSQDVGPLLQQRLEELDASLLEEEMDGERPHQS comes from the exons ATGGACTTGCCTGGGGACTCCAG CCGGCCTTGTCAGCCGAGTCTGTGCCGTCAGCCCCTGGCTCGAGCATTATGGGGAGCCAGGAGCCCGAAAAGGCCGAGATTGCAGCCCTTGGGGGCCCCTTCGCCTCTGGAAAAGGCATCTCGACGGGTCCTGGCCGTGGTGCTGGAAGATGTCATGGCTGCCCGCATG GATCCTCTGGTCCCCCAAGAGGAGACCTCCATCTCACAGCACCACAACAACCATCAGGAGTCTGTCTGCAGCCAGTCACGTGCTTTACCACCCCAGCAAGTCAAGTGGTCCTCACAGGCCAG GCCTCCCGACCCACTACATTTGTGCCGAGAGCCCTTGAGCCGAATCCACAGGTCCTCTTCCACCCTGAGGCTGCGATCAAGAACAACGCCTGGCCCAGAGGAGAGACCTTCACAAAAGGTGGACCGGGGCCCCCAACCTACCCTGGTGGTGCTGCTGGAAGATATTGCCGGTCCCAGACCCCCAGCTGAG ATATCTGAGACTGAAAGAGTCAGGACATGGAGGGCTAAGGAGGCCAAAGAGGACTTCCCTGCCTCCCCACAAACATCCCCTGTTTATATTCAGGGCTTCGCCAATGACAGCCCCAACTTCATCGTCCCCACACAAAG CACCTCCAGAAGCCCTAAGGGACAGGGGAGGTGCTGGCCTAGGTGGAATCCAAACTTGGAAGCTCCTCCAGCCCTTATGTTGCCCCTTCACCCCAGAGCTGAGCCCATGGGGATGGTTTACCAGCCAATGCCCGTACCTGGGGACCTACAACCTCCATTCCAGCCATCCACCCTCCCTGCAGACCCTCCAGAGAGTCCACTACCAG CCCCAGATCCTGCTCTGGAGGCCCCATCGACCCCACCACCGTCCAGCCTTTTACGCCCCCGCCTCAGTCCCTGGGGCTTGGCTCCCCTCTTCCGTTCCGTCCGCTCCAAGCTGGAGAGCTTCGCTGACATCTTCCTTACACCAAACAAAGCCCcacagcccccacccccttcacCTCCCATGAAGCTGGAGTTGAAGATTGCCATCTCTGAGGCTGAACAGTCCAGGGCTGCTGAGGGAACTGCATCTGTCAGTCCCCGGCCCCCTATCCACCAGTGGCGAGCTCAGGACCACAGTACCCCAGCACTTCTTCCTAGACTCTCTCTGGGTCGAAGCCACTCCTGCCCTGATCTGGGGCTCCCTGGCCCAGCTGGCTGCACCTGGCCCCCTGCTTCACCCCAACCAAGCCGGCCCCGGCCCCGACGGCACACTGTGGGTGGTGGGGAGATGCCCCAAGCACCGCCACCCCCTCGGCCCTGTCTCCGGAAAGAGGTCTTCCCTCTCGGAGGAGTGGGAGCCTCCCCTTCTCTCACCACATCATGCTCGTCCACTGCATCCACTTCTTCCTTCTCCGAACCAGCAGTACCCAG GCTGGGCCCAACCAAGGGAAAACAGCCAAGAACCTCAAAAGACCAGGTGCTTTCAGAACCAGAGACCAAG ACCATGGGAAAGGTTTCTCGGTTCAGAATACGCAGGACACCAGCCCGTTCTCAACTAAAGCTTACACCAATGGGGCTCCCTCGACCAATCAG GTTGAACAAGAAGGAGTTTAGCTTGGAAGAAATTTATACCAACAAGAATTATCAGTCTCCCACAACCAGGAG GACTTTTGAGACCATCTTTGAGGAGCCCCAGGAGCGCAATGGGACTCTGATTCTCACCAGTTCAAGGAAGCTCCGGCGGGCTGTAGAATTTCGGGATAGCAGCCTTCCTCGACCCAGGCGGCCATCACGTGGCATCCGGGCTGCAGCTGGCAGGACCCTTACTTCCAACCTGGCACCCAGCCAAGATGTGGGACCCCTGCTGCAGCAGCGACTGGAGGAGCTAGATGCCTCGCTCCTGGAGGAGGAAATGGATGGGGAGAGACCCCATCAGTCCTAG
- the Prr14 gene encoding proline-rich protein 14 isoform X2 translates to MMAAWRLHLVSHHPGRREPAIGRYRNTLRRTLLTVGQCWVRQVLKEPEVRAVEDPGSAGGGGRSLGSPRDPPGAAASPMDLPGDSSRPCQPSLCRQPLARALWGARSPKRPRLQPLGAPSPLEKASRRVLAVVLEDVMAARMDPLVPQEETSISQHHNNHQESVCSQSRALPPQQVKWSSQARPPDPLHLCREPLSRIHRSSSTLRLRSRTTPGPEERPSQKVDRGPQPTLVVLLEDIAGPRPPAEGFANDSPNFIVPTQSTSRSPKGQGRCWPRWNPNLEAPPALMLPLHPRAEPMGMVYQPMPVPGDLQPPFQPSTLPADPPESPLPAPDPALEAPSTPPPSSLLRPRLSPWGLAPLFRSVRSKLESFADIFLTPNKAPQPPPPSPPMKLELKIAISEAEQSRAAEGTASVSPRPPIHQWRAQDHSTPALLPRLSLGRSHSCPDLGLPGPAGCTWPPASPQPSRPRPRRHTVGGGEMPQAPPPPRPCLRKEVFPLGGVGASPSLTTSCSSTASTSSFSEPAVPRLGPTKGKQPRTSKDQVLSEPETKTMGKVSRFRIRRTPARSQLKLTPMGLPRPIRLNKKEFSLEEIYTNKNYQSPTTRRTFETIFEEPQERNGTLILTSSRKLRRAVEFRDSSLPRPRRPSRGIRAAAGRTLTSNLAPSQDVGPLLQQRLEELDASLLEEEMDGERPHQS, encoded by the exons ATGATGGCCGCCTGGCGGCTTCACTTGGTTTCTCACCACCCCGGAAGACGGGAACCGGCGATTGGGCGGTACCGAAACACTCTGAGAAGAACGCTCCTGACGGTTGGGCAGTGTTGGGTTAGGCAGGTTTTAAAGGAGCCTGAGGTAAGAGCTGTCGAAGACCCGGGATCCGCGGGAGGCGGCG GCCGCAGCCTGGGATCCCCCAGGGACCCCCCCGGAGCCGCCGCTTCCCCCATGGACTTGCCTGGGGACTCCAG CCGGCCTTGTCAGCCGAGTCTGTGCCGTCAGCCCCTGGCTCGAGCATTATGGGGAGCCAGGAGCCCGAAAAGGCCGAGATTGCAGCCCTTGGGGGCCCCTTCGCCTCTGGAAAAGGCATCTCGACGGGTCCTGGCCGTGGTGCTGGAAGATGTCATGGCTGCCCGCATG GATCCTCTGGTCCCCCAAGAGGAGACCTCCATCTCACAGCACCACAACAACCATCAGGAGTCTGTCTGCAGCCAGTCACGTGCTTTACCACCCCAGCAAGTCAAGTGGTCCTCACAGGCCAG GCCTCCCGACCCACTACATTTGTGCCGAGAGCCCTTGAGCCGAATCCACAGGTCCTCTTCCACCCTGAGGCTGCGATCAAGAACAACGCCTGGCCCAGAGGAGAGACCTTCACAAAAGGTGGACCGGGGCCCCCAACCTACCCTGGTGGTGCTGCTGGAAGATATTGCCGGTCCCAGACCCCCAGCTGAG GGCTTCGCCAATGACAGCCCCAACTTCATCGTCCCCACACAAAG CACCTCCAGAAGCCCTAAGGGACAGGGGAGGTGCTGGCCTAGGTGGAATCCAAACTTGGAAGCTCCTCCAGCCCTTATGTTGCCCCTTCACCCCAGAGCTGAGCCCATGGGGATGGTTTACCAGCCAATGCCCGTACCTGGGGACCTACAACCTCCATTCCAGCCATCCACCCTCCCTGCAGACCCTCCAGAGAGTCCACTACCAG CCCCAGATCCTGCTCTGGAGGCCCCATCGACCCCACCACCGTCCAGCCTTTTACGCCCCCGCCTCAGTCCCTGGGGCTTGGCTCCCCTCTTCCGTTCCGTCCGCTCCAAGCTGGAGAGCTTCGCTGACATCTTCCTTACACCAAACAAAGCCCcacagcccccacccccttcacCTCCCATGAAGCTGGAGTTGAAGATTGCCATCTCTGAGGCTGAACAGTCCAGGGCTGCTGAGGGAACTGCATCTGTCAGTCCCCGGCCCCCTATCCACCAGTGGCGAGCTCAGGACCACAGTACCCCAGCACTTCTTCCTAGACTCTCTCTGGGTCGAAGCCACTCCTGCCCTGATCTGGGGCTCCCTGGCCCAGCTGGCTGCACCTGGCCCCCTGCTTCACCCCAACCAAGCCGGCCCCGGCCCCGACGGCACACTGTGGGTGGTGGGGAGATGCCCCAAGCACCGCCACCCCCTCGGCCCTGTCTCCGGAAAGAGGTCTTCCCTCTCGGAGGAGTGGGAGCCTCCCCTTCTCTCACCACATCATGCTCGTCCACTGCATCCACTTCTTCCTTCTCCGAACCAGCAGTACCCAG GCTGGGCCCAACCAAGGGAAAACAGCCAAGAACCTCAAAAGACCAGGTGCTTTCAGAACCAGAGACCAAG ACCATGGGAAAGGTTTCTCGGTTCAGAATACGCAGGACACCAGCCCGTTCTCAACTAAAGCTTACACCAATGGGGCTCCCTCGACCAATCAG GTTGAACAAGAAGGAGTTTAGCTTGGAAGAAATTTATACCAACAAGAATTATCAGTCTCCCACAACCAGGAG GACTTTTGAGACCATCTTTGAGGAGCCCCAGGAGCGCAATGGGACTCTGATTCTCACCAGTTCAAGGAAGCTCCGGCGGGCTGTAGAATTTCGGGATAGCAGCCTTCCTCGACCCAGGCGGCCATCACGTGGCATCCGGGCTGCAGCTGGCAGGACCCTTACTTCCAACCTGGCACCCAGCCAAGATGTGGGACCCCTGCTGCAGCAGCGACTGGAGGAGCTAGATGCCTCGCTCCTGGAGGAGGAAATGGATGGGGAGAGACCCCATCAGTCCTAG